A stretch of the Mycobacterium sp. ITM-2016-00317 genome encodes the following:
- the ruvC gene encoding crossover junction endodeoxyribonuclease RuvC, with product MRVMGVDPGLTRCGLSVIESGKGRQVVALDVDVVRTPADHPLAHRLLAISDTVEHWLDTHRPDVIAIERVFSNQNANTAMGTAQAGGVVALAAARRDIDVHFHTPSEVKAAVTGNGRADKAQVTEMVTRILALQQKPTPADAADALALAICHCWRAPMIARMAAAEEMAAEQRRKYQATLKAKAKAKGTAKTNGTAKTGPMSGSAR from the coding sequence GTGCGGGTGATGGGTGTCGACCCCGGCCTGACCAGGTGCGGACTGTCGGTCATCGAGAGCGGAAAAGGTCGCCAGGTCGTCGCGCTCGACGTCGACGTCGTGCGGACTCCGGCCGACCACCCGCTGGCGCACCGACTGCTGGCCATCAGTGACACGGTCGAGCACTGGCTGGACACCCACCGGCCCGACGTGATCGCGATCGAGCGGGTGTTCTCCAACCAGAACGCCAATACCGCGATGGGCACCGCGCAGGCCGGTGGCGTGGTCGCGCTGGCCGCGGCACGCCGCGACATCGACGTGCACTTCCACACGCCCAGCGAGGTCAAGGCCGCGGTCACCGGCAACGGGCGCGCGGACAAGGCGCAGGTCACCGAGATGGTCACCAGAATTCTTGCGCTGCAACAGAAGCCGACTCCTGCCGACGCGGCGGACGCACTCGCGCTGGCCATCTGCCATTGCTGGCGCGCACCGATGATCGCCCGGATGGCCGCCGCGGAGGAGATGGCTGCCGAGCAGCGCCGCAAGTACCAGGCCACGCTCAAGGCCAAAGCGAAGGCGAAGGGCACGGCGAAGACGAACGGCACGGCGAAGACGGGCCCGATGTCCGGGAGTGCCCGATGA
- the ruvA gene encoding Holliday junction branch migration protein RuvA produces the protein MIAAVRGEVLDIALDHVVIEAAGVGYKVMATPATLATLRRGAEARLITAMIVREDSMTLYGFADSDARNLFLTLLGVSGIGPSIALGALAMYDGPSLRQAIGDGDVTALTRIPKVGKKTAELLVLTLRDKVGATASGGVTAAGGHGIRGPVVEALVGLGFAQKQAEEATDKVLANDPEATTSSALRAALSMLGKK, from the coding sequence ATGATCGCGGCGGTCCGCGGCGAGGTCCTCGACATCGCCCTCGACCACGTGGTGATCGAGGCTGCCGGCGTCGGTTACAAGGTGATGGCCACCCCGGCCACGCTGGCCACCCTGCGCCGCGGCGCGGAGGCCCGGTTGATCACGGCGATGATCGTGCGCGAGGACTCGATGACGTTGTACGGCTTCGCCGACAGCGACGCGCGCAACCTGTTCCTGACGCTGCTCGGGGTGTCGGGGATCGGTCCGAGCATCGCGCTGGGCGCACTGGCGATGTACGACGGACCGTCCCTGCGGCAGGCCATCGGCGACGGCGACGTCACCGCGCTGACCCGAATTCCGAAGGTGGGCAAGAAGACCGCGGAACTGCTGGTGCTGACACTGCGCGACAAGGTGGGCGCGACGGCCTCGGGCGGCGTCACTGCTGCAGGCGGGCACGGGATCCGCGGTCCGGTGGTCGAGGCCCTCGTCGGTCTGGGTTTCGCGCAGAAGCAGGCGGAGGAGGCCACCGACAAGGTGCTGGCCAACGACCCGGAGGCCACCACCTCGAGTGCGCTGCGCGCCGCGCTGTCGATGCTGGGGAAGAAGTGA
- the ruvB gene encoding Holliday junction branch migration DNA helicase RuvB, which translates to MGRFPDGADDMPDEREVSPALTVGEGDVDASLRPRSLGEFIGQPRVREQLQLVLEGAKNRGGTPDHILLSGPPGLGKTSLAMIIAAELGSSLRLTSGPALERAGDLAAMLSNLVEHDVLFIDEIHRIARPAEEMLYLAMEDFRVDVVVGKGPGATSIPLEVAPFTLVGATTRSGALTGPLRDRFGFTAHMDFYEPAELERVLARSAGILGIELGADAGSEIARRSRGTPRIANRLLRRVRDYAEVRADGVITRDIAKYALEVYDVDELGLDRLDRAVLSALTRSFGGGPVGVSTLAVAVGEEATTVEEVCEPFLVRAGMIARTPRGRVATAQAWTHLGLKPPANATGLGQADLFD; encoded by the coding sequence ATGGGCCGGTTTCCGGACGGGGCAGACGACATGCCCGACGAGCGCGAGGTGTCGCCGGCGCTGACCGTCGGCGAGGGCGACGTCGACGCCAGCCTGCGCCCGCGCTCACTCGGTGAGTTCATCGGCCAGCCGCGGGTGCGGGAGCAGCTTCAGCTGGTCCTGGAGGGTGCCAAGAACCGCGGCGGCACACCCGACCACATACTGCTGTCCGGGCCGCCGGGTCTGGGCAAGACCTCGCTGGCGATGATCATCGCCGCCGAACTCGGGTCGTCGTTACGCCTGACGTCCGGGCCCGCGTTGGAGCGCGCCGGTGATCTCGCCGCGATGCTGTCGAACCTCGTCGAGCACGACGTGCTGTTCATCGACGAGATCCACCGCATCGCCCGGCCCGCCGAGGAGATGCTGTACCTGGCGATGGAGGACTTCCGCGTCGACGTCGTCGTCGGGAAAGGCCCTGGCGCGACGTCCATTCCACTGGAGGTCGCACCGTTCACGCTGGTGGGTGCGACCACCCGCTCGGGTGCGCTGACCGGCCCGCTGCGGGACCGGTTCGGGTTCACCGCGCACATGGACTTCTACGAGCCCGCCGAGCTGGAACGGGTGCTGGCCCGCTCGGCAGGCATCCTGGGCATCGAGCTGGGTGCCGACGCCGGCTCCGAGATCGCCCGCCGCTCGCGGGGCACACCACGCATCGCCAACCGGCTGCTGCGCCGGGTCCGCGACTACGCCGAGGTGCGCGCCGACGGGGTCATCACCCGCGACATCGCCAAGTACGCGCTCGAGGTCTATGACGTCGACGAACTCGGGCTGGATCGGCTGGACCGCGCGGTACTGTCGGCGCTGACGCGCAGCTTCGGCGGAGGGCCGGTCGGGGTGTCCACGTTGGCCGTCGCGGTCGGCGAGGAGGCGACCACGGTCGAGGAGGTGTGCGAGCCGTTTCTGGTGCGGGCCGGGATGATCGCCCGCACCCCGCGCGGTCGGGTCGCCACCGCCCAGGCCTGGACGCATCTGGGGTTGAAGCCGCCGGCCAACGCCACCGGGCTCGGCCAGGCGGACCTGTTCGACTGA
- a CDS encoding PDR/VanB family oxidoreductase gives MRLRVTQLRWEAEQVVSVVLRSTTGDPLPPWEPGAHVPVTLPSGLVRQYSLCGDAEDPAGYTIAVFLVGDGRGGSREIHERLRVGEVLEVGEPRNNFALTDAPRYLFLAGGIGITPVLAMIESLQRRAEPPPWRLIYGGRSRTAMAFLDRLGVLDSVEIVAQDEAGLPDLTGALADSAPGTAVYCCGPPAMLAAVQAACELRPEVALHTERFAAAGGEVARPADGDGAFDVELARSGVTVTVTDDTTVLDAVLKVAPDTPFSCAAGFCGTCETKVLAGDVDHRDELLSDKERQANATMMICVSRSRDGGTLRLDL, from the coding sequence GTGAGGCTGCGCGTCACCCAGTTGCGTTGGGAGGCCGAGCAGGTCGTCAGCGTGGTGCTGCGCAGCACCACCGGCGACCCGCTGCCTCCATGGGAACCCGGCGCGCATGTGCCGGTGACCCTGCCGTCGGGGCTGGTGCGCCAGTACTCGCTGTGCGGGGACGCCGAGGACCCGGCCGGCTACACCATCGCGGTTTTCCTGGTCGGTGACGGACGCGGCGGGTCCCGGGAGATCCACGAGCGGCTGCGCGTCGGGGAGGTCCTTGAGGTCGGAGAGCCACGCAACAACTTCGCGCTGACCGACGCGCCGCGCTACCTGTTCCTGGCCGGCGGCATCGGCATCACCCCGGTGCTGGCGATGATCGAATCGCTGCAGCGGCGCGCGGAACCGCCGCCGTGGCGACTGATCTACGGCGGCCGCAGCCGGACGGCGATGGCCTTCCTCGACCGGCTCGGCGTGCTCGACAGCGTCGAGATCGTGGCGCAGGACGAGGCCGGTCTGCCCGACCTCACCGGCGCACTGGCCGACAGCGCGCCCGGGACCGCCGTGTACTGCTGCGGGCCGCCGGCGATGCTCGCCGCCGTGCAGGCCGCCTGTGAACTCCGTCCCGAGGTGGCGCTGCACACCGAGCGGTTCGCCGCGGCAGGCGGTGAGGTCGCGCGCCCGGCCGACGGCGACGGTGCCTTCGACGTCGAGTTGGCCCGCAGCGGGGTCACCGTCACGGTGACCGACGACACGACCGTGCTCGACGCCGTCCTGAAAGTCGCGCCGGACACCCCGTTCTCGTGCGCCGCGGGATTCTGCGGCACCTGCGAGACCAAGGTGCTCGCCGGTGACGTCGATCACCGGGACGAATTGCTCAGCGACAAGGAACGCCAGGCAAACGCGACGATGATGATCTGCGTGTCCCGGTCACGCGACGGAGGCACGCTCAGGCTCGACCTATGA
- the fmdA gene encoding formamidase, with protein MPDVVFPLDSTKKFTDQEKLGHNRWHPDIPAAVTVKKGDSFRVHCREWFDGAIHNDDSADDILNAPLTTVHVLSGPIAVEGAKPGDLLIVDILDVGPIPQEDSGPLAGQGWGYTGIFPTENGGGFLTEQFPDAYKAIWDFSGQKATSRHIPGVAFTGIVHPGLMGTAPSRDLLSTWNTREAALIATDPDRVPPLALPPEPQDAILGGLTGDAFTRAAAEAARTAPPRENGGNQDIKNLTKGSRIFYPVFVDGANLSVGDLHFSQGDGEITFCGAIEMGGFIDLRVDVIPGGMETYGVSENAIFMPGNTDPQYSEWLAFSGTSVTLDGEQRYLDSHLSYQRACLHAIDYLTKFGYSPEQAYLLLGAAPIEGRLSGVVDIPNACATVYIPTAIFDFPIAPSAAGPVKIDQGIGAPRASFR; from the coding sequence ATGCCTGACGTCGTCTTCCCGCTCGACTCCACCAAGAAGTTCACCGATCAGGAGAAGCTCGGCCACAACCGCTGGCATCCCGACATCCCGGCCGCGGTGACGGTCAAGAAGGGCGACTCGTTCCGGGTGCACTGCCGCGAGTGGTTCGACGGCGCGATCCACAACGACGATTCGGCCGACGACATCCTCAACGCCCCGCTGACCACCGTGCACGTGTTGTCGGGCCCGATCGCCGTCGAGGGCGCCAAGCCCGGCGACCTGCTGATCGTCGACATCCTCGACGTCGGCCCGATCCCGCAGGAGGACTCGGGCCCGCTGGCCGGCCAGGGCTGGGGCTACACCGGCATCTTCCCGACAGAGAACGGCGGCGGTTTCCTCACCGAGCAGTTCCCCGATGCCTACAAGGCGATCTGGGACTTCTCCGGGCAGAAGGCCACCTCACGCCACATTCCGGGAGTGGCGTTCACCGGGATCGTGCACCCCGGCCTGATGGGTACCGCGCCGTCTCGCGACCTGCTCTCGACGTGGAACACCCGCGAGGCCGCACTGATCGCCACCGACCCCGACCGGGTGCCGCCGCTGGCGCTGCCGCCCGAGCCGCAGGACGCGATCCTGGGTGGCCTCACCGGTGACGCGTTCACCAGGGCCGCCGCCGAGGCCGCCCGCACCGCGCCGCCGCGGGAGAACGGCGGCAACCAGGACATCAAGAACCTGACCAAGGGCAGCCGGATCTTCTACCCGGTGTTCGTGGACGGCGCCAACCTGTCGGTCGGTGACCTGCACTTCTCCCAGGGCGACGGGGAGATCACCTTCTGCGGCGCCATCGAGATGGGCGGCTTCATCGACCTGCGGGTCGACGTGATCCCCGGCGGCATGGAGACCTACGGGGTCAGCGAGAACGCGATCTTCATGCCAGGCAACACCGACCCGCAGTACTCGGAATGGCTGGCGTTCTCCGGCACGTCGGTGACTCTGGACGGCGAACAGCGTTACCTCGACTCGCATCTGTCCTACCAGCGGGCCTGCCTGCACGCGATCGACTACCTGACGAAGTTCGGCTACAGCCCCGAACAGGCCTACCTGCTCCTGGGCGCCGCGCCGATCGAGGGCCGGCTCTCGGGCGTCGTCGACATCCCGAATGCCTGTGCGACCGTGTACATCCCGACTGCCATCTTCGATTTCCCGATCGCGCCGTCGGCGGCCGGGCCGGTGAAGATCGACCAGGGGATCGGGGCGCCGCGCGCGTCGTTCCGCTGA
- a CDS encoding zinc ribbon domain-containing protein, whose amino-acid sequence MQTRPDVVDCPDCGGPARRMIAAPHLGRSGGTAMALQDATRSTADNPAVVSAPPRGGAGRKVTTNPLHRNLPRP is encoded by the coding sequence ATGCAGACCCGTCCGGACGTGGTCGACTGTCCTGACTGCGGCGGTCCGGCCCGCCGGATGATCGCCGCGCCTCATCTGGGCCGTTCCGGCGGCACCGCGATGGCGCTGCAGGACGCCACCCGGAGCACTGCCGATAACCCCGCGGTCGTCTCGGCCCCGCCCCGCGGCGGCGCCGGCCGCAAGGTCACGACCAACCCGCTGCACCGCAACCTCCCGCGCCCCTAG
- a CDS encoding alpha/beta fold hydrolase, whose translation MRTVQIGAGALQYREEGTPGGPPVVLLHGLLMNDTQWDLALPHLPSGFRYLLPVLPMGGHRIPMHDDADLTLPGMVGIVADFLDALDLTGVTLVVTDWGGPLFLTDLGRDQRVGRLVTCPSEAFDNFPPGLPGKMAWLAARTTGTMWLAMRQLKVGLLRRQRLMFGMMAKYPVPQPIADDWVQHGLADRRIRRDLVKYCRTRFDGDDLVRATHRLREFDRPALVLWTDNPVMPAEHGRRLAELLPQGRLETVDDAYVLPMLDQPEKTAAAIATFLAVTAAR comes from the coding sequence ATGAGGACGGTCCAGATCGGCGCCGGGGCCCTGCAGTACCGCGAGGAAGGCACACCCGGCGGCCCACCGGTCGTGCTGCTGCACGGCCTGCTGATGAACGACACGCAGTGGGACCTCGCACTGCCGCACCTGCCGTCGGGGTTCCGCTACCTACTGCCGGTGCTGCCGATGGGCGGGCACCGCATCCCGATGCACGACGACGCCGACCTGACCCTGCCCGGCATGGTCGGCATCGTCGCCGACTTCCTCGACGCGCTCGACCTGACCGGCGTCACGCTGGTGGTCACCGACTGGGGCGGTCCACTGTTCCTCACCGACCTGGGCCGCGACCAGCGGGTGGGCCGGCTGGTGACCTGCCCGTCGGAGGCGTTCGACAACTTTCCCCCCGGCCTGCCCGGAAAGATGGCGTGGCTGGCCGCCCGCACCACCGGCACCATGTGGCTGGCGATGCGCCAACTCAAGGTCGGCCTGCTGCGCCGCCAGCGGCTCATGTTCGGGATGATGGCCAAATACCCTGTCCCCCAGCCTATTGCGGACGACTGGGTACAGCACGGACTCGCCGACCGCAGGATCCGGCGCGACCTGGTCAAATACTGCCGCACCCGGTTCGACGGCGACGATCTCGTCCGCGCCACCCATCGGCTGCGCGAATTCGACCGCCCGGCACTGGTGCTGTGGACCGACAACCCGGTGATGCCGGCCGAGCACGGGCGCAGGCTCGCCGAACTACTTCCCCAGGGACGCCTGGAGACCGTCGACGACGCCTACGTGCTGCCCATGCTCGACCAGCCCGAGAAGACCGCTGCGGCGATCGCGACCTTCCTGGCCGTCACCGCCGCTCGGTGA
- a CDS encoding alpha/beta fold hydrolase, translated as MRRRAAGAVAAALVALAPGASSTAQPPPAVAGPVDLGDGRTLYLDCQGSGAPTVFVIPGLGSYGQVWNHLIPAGDRVWSSPYDDIEIADPVPGADAAQPAIARTTRVCVYDRPDTRPDGDHRSTPAAQPHGIVRDVDDVVALIAAARLPTPLVFVAHSYGGLVLDLLARTHPDLVAGLVFVEPTSEFLPGLGSPAQNAAFYAAGSQGRAPGESVWFEEAFAEVAAAPPLPRVPAAVLSGDRFPPPAQLTPDTYTQAQIHRANDLLAKALGTTNVVVPEAGHNMMLYQPRAVADAVVGVVQQVRSGR; from the coding sequence ATGAGGAGGCGTGCGGCCGGCGCGGTCGCGGCGGCGCTCGTCGCGCTGGCCCCGGGTGCGAGCAGTACGGCCCAACCGCCGCCTGCGGTCGCGGGCCCGGTGGACCTCGGCGACGGTCGCACGCTGTACCTCGACTGCCAGGGCTCCGGTGCGCCAACGGTTTTCGTGATCCCCGGGCTCGGCAGCTACGGCCAGGTGTGGAACCACCTGATCCCGGCCGGGGACCGGGTCTGGTCGAGCCCGTACGACGACATCGAGATCGCCGATCCGGTGCCCGGGGCCGACGCGGCACAGCCGGCCATCGCGAGGACGACGCGCGTGTGCGTCTACGACCGCCCCGACACCCGCCCCGACGGTGACCACCGATCGACGCCGGCGGCTCAGCCGCACGGCATCGTGCGCGACGTCGACGACGTGGTGGCGCTGATCGCCGCCGCGCGGCTGCCCACGCCGCTGGTCTTCGTGGCCCATTCCTACGGCGGGCTGGTGCTGGACCTGCTGGCCCGCACGCACCCCGATCTGGTGGCGGGTCTGGTGTTCGTCGAGCCGACCTCGGAGTTCCTGCCCGGTCTCGGAAGTCCGGCCCAGAACGCGGCGTTCTACGCCGCGGGCAGCCAGGGGCGGGCGCCGGGGGAGAGCGTGTGGTTCGAGGAGGCCTTCGCCGAGGTGGCCGCCGCGCCGCCGCTGCCGCGCGTCCCGGCCGCGGTCCTCAGCGGGGACCGGTTCCCGCCGCCGGCGCAGCTCACCCCGGACACCTACACGCAGGCGCAGATCCACCGCGCCAACGACCTGCTCGCCAAGGCGCTGGGCACCACCAACGTGGTGGTGCCGGAGGCAGGCCACAACATGATGCTCTACCAGCCCCGCGCCGTCGCCGACGCGGTCGTCGGGGTCGTGCAGCAGGTGCGCTCAGGCCGCTGA
- a CDS encoding PucR family transcriptional regulator ligand-binding domain-containing protein — protein MTVQSADPAAAPHDGTVSLRQLLAEPDLHVDTLTPACDLDRPIRYVYPTELADPSPYLAGEELILSVGVPVAGQPAEAIQHYVGTLTDRGVAALLIGLGDVLDEIPAVLVDACSERDLPLLIQHAAVPFRRIIDWAESRRARDRETDVRERELGALLRWFVAGTLGVGPVESELARYGLSGAPVVVCAFTTDVHARVHELVDRHSGAVASLDDNIVALCPQTAEFSADLAASPLACGVALAADAQSMAYAIPEALEALHEASRWRRTVHIDEIATLQGLLAAVPKVRLVPFVHRLLVPLVDHDKDNSSYLVASLKAFLAPGNDISTAAGQLYVHVNTLRNRLAKIAELTGASPLDESDRINFRIALWAARSMGMTETAAPDTEAGTVSAKSQSPNTFAGQARGRRLPPPGS, from the coding sequence ATGACAGTCCAGTCAGCGGATCCGGCGGCAGCACCCCACGACGGGACTGTCAGCCTGCGCCAACTGCTGGCGGAACCGGATTTGCACGTCGACACGCTTACGCCGGCCTGCGACCTGGACCGGCCGATCCGCTACGTCTACCCGACCGAGCTCGCCGATCCGTCGCCGTACCTGGCCGGGGAGGAGCTGATCCTCAGCGTCGGCGTGCCGGTGGCCGGTCAGCCCGCCGAGGCGATCCAGCACTACGTGGGGACGCTGACCGACCGCGGCGTCGCGGCCCTGCTGATCGGGCTGGGCGACGTCCTCGACGAGATACCGGCCGTGTTGGTGGACGCCTGCAGCGAGCGCGACCTGCCGCTGCTGATCCAGCACGCCGCCGTCCCGTTCCGTCGGATCATCGACTGGGCCGAGTCGCGGAGGGCCCGCGACCGGGAGACCGACGTCCGCGAGCGTGAACTCGGCGCCCTGCTGCGCTGGTTCGTCGCGGGCACTCTCGGCGTCGGCCCGGTCGAGTCGGAGTTGGCCCGGTACGGGCTGTCCGGCGCGCCGGTGGTGGTGTGCGCCTTCACCACCGACGTGCACGCCCGGGTCCACGAACTGGTCGACCGGCACTCCGGCGCCGTGGCCTCACTCGACGACAACATCGTCGCGCTGTGCCCGCAGACCGCGGAGTTCAGCGCGGATCTCGCGGCCTCGCCGCTGGCGTGCGGGGTGGCCCTGGCCGCCGACGCCCAGTCGATGGCCTACGCGATTCCGGAAGCGCTCGAGGCGCTGCACGAGGCCAGCAGGTGGCGGCGCACCGTGCACATCGACGAGATCGCCACGCTGCAGGGTCTGCTGGCCGCCGTCCCGAAGGTGCGTCTGGTGCCGTTCGTGCACCGCCTGCTGGTGCCTCTGGTCGACCATGACAAGGACAACAGTTCGTACCTGGTGGCGTCACTGAAGGCGTTCCTGGCTCCTGGCAACGACATCTCCACAGCGGCCGGTCAGCTGTACGTGCATGTGAACACGCTGCGCAACCGGTTGGCGAAGATCGCGGAACTCACCGGGGCCAGCCCGCTGGACGAGTCCGACCGCATCAACTTCCGGATCGCGCTGTGGGCGGCGCGCAGCATGGGCATGACGGAAACCGCGGCGCCGGACACCGAGGCTGGCACCGTCTCGGCAAAATCCCAGTCGCCCAACACTTTCGCGGGACAAGCACGCGGTCGTCGGCTGCCGCCGCCCGGCAGCTGA
- a CDS encoding TetR/AcrR family transcriptional regulator has product MARSTRESILTAAAELMRHRGYAGVGMKDIAHASGAPIGSLYHHFRGGKAEIAREALTNAGLAYGLLIPAVMDAHTDLGDGIEDAFGQAAADMADTGFANMCPVASVAAETADTVEELRTAAGDVFIGWIEGGTAYFVSRGLDGDMAGEVALTLIAALEGAFLLARTLRDTAPLLAAGRALGARYRGTVLSARQADPRVLPGGVGRTG; this is encoded by the coding sequence ATGGCAAGGTCGACGAGGGAATCGATCCTGACCGCGGCCGCGGAGTTGATGCGGCACCGGGGTTACGCCGGGGTCGGCATGAAGGACATCGCGCACGCGTCGGGTGCGCCGATCGGGTCGCTCTACCACCACTTCCGTGGCGGCAAGGCCGAGATCGCCCGGGAGGCGCTGACCAACGCGGGACTGGCCTACGGGCTGCTGATCCCGGCGGTGATGGACGCCCACACCGACCTGGGTGACGGCATCGAGGATGCGTTCGGCCAGGCCGCCGCGGACATGGCCGACACCGGCTTCGCCAACATGTGCCCCGTCGCGAGCGTCGCGGCCGAGACGGCCGACACGGTCGAGGAGCTGCGCACGGCGGCCGGTGACGTGTTCATCGGCTGGATCGAGGGTGGCACCGCGTACTTCGTGTCCAGGGGACTCGACGGGGACATGGCCGGAGAGGTCGCGCTGACGCTGATCGCGGCGCTGGAGGGCGCGTTCCTGCTCGCCCGCACGTTGCGCGACACCGCGCCGCTGCTGGCGGCGGGCCGCGCGCTGGGTGCCCGGTACCGCGGCACCGTGCTGTCCGCACGGCAGGCCGACCCGCGTGTCCTGCCGGGTGGGGTCGGCCGCACCGGTTAA
- a CDS encoding DUF1304 domain-containing protein: protein MVTAGLIVAVLAALLHAYIFVMEALTWTSPRTRAVFGNTEEQAQATKLMALNQGFYNLFLAIVTVIGVIAAFSGATGVGLALVFAGVGSMAAAAVVLLVSAPDKSRAAVTQGALPVAAIALLLLGILL from the coding sequence ATGGTGACTGCCGGGTTGATCGTGGCGGTGCTGGCCGCTCTGTTGCACGCGTACATCTTTGTGATGGAAGCGCTGACCTGGACCTCGCCGCGTACCCGCGCGGTGTTCGGCAACACCGAGGAGCAGGCGCAGGCCACCAAGCTGATGGCCCTCAACCAGGGCTTCTACAACCTGTTCCTGGCGATCGTGACCGTGATCGGGGTGATCGCGGCGTTCAGCGGCGCCACCGGGGTCGGCCTGGCGTTGGTGTTCGCCGGGGTCGGGTCGATGGCCGCCGCCGCGGTGGTGTTGCTGGTCTCGGCGCCCGACAAGTCGCGGGCGGCGGTCACGCAGGGCGCGCTGCCCGTCGCGGCCATCGCGCTGCTGCTCCTGGGCATCCTGCTGTGA